A genomic segment from Saprospiraceae bacterium encodes:
- a CDS encoding RagB/SusD family nutrient uptake outer membrane protein codes for MKSIQSYLMAAFLLLVSCQGILDKEPLGILDAGSFLQSSADAVQAVNAAYEGLLFNNSNNNFYWAFAEVCADEAIAGGDGSRAGIVELDAFTFTPRTQEFNAFWVVNYNGISQCNTVIEGVPKIEMEETLKNRVLAEAYFLRAYYYFMLTQVFGDVPLFTQIAPPDELKIPKTGRSEIYAQMIADCDQAAAWLPLDYPESQQGRATQGSAYALAAKTSLYAKNWDKVLEYIQKVKSLNQYALVEDYQDNFKEETQNNSESVWEIQHANLELGVGNFLNQWWRSKKIGGYGFAEVTEVFFNAFELGDPRLRFTVAQNNDDYFGYIYKRSYSSTGYGVKKYLQRDSAVTQVSDGSINYTAIRYAEVLLWQAEALAELGRVQEAQVPLEEVRARARAQADDPETALPPVLTTDKNEMIAAIRHERQVELGFEMHRFFDLVRWGIAADLIPEFKVGKHEVFPLPQTEIDLNPALRQNDGY; via the coding sequence ATGAAATCTATCCAATCCTACCTGATGGCTGCCTTTTTGCTTCTTGTTTCATGTCAAGGCATCCTGGACAAAGAACCGCTGGGCATTCTGGATGCTGGTTCGTTTTTGCAAAGTTCAGCGGATGCGGTTCAGGCCGTCAATGCGGCCTACGAGGGCCTGCTTTTTAATAACAGTAATAATAATTTCTACTGGGCTTTCGCTGAGGTTTGCGCTGATGAAGCCATTGCTGGCGGAGACGGCTCCCGGGCGGGAATTGTCGAGTTGGACGCCTTCACCTTCACCCCACGAACCCAGGAATTTAATGCCTTTTGGGTAGTCAACTACAATGGCATTTCACAATGTAATACCGTCATTGAAGGTGTTCCGAAAATAGAAATGGAGGAGACCCTGAAAAACAGGGTCCTTGCCGAAGCCTATTTTTTACGCGCCTACTACTATTTTATGTTGACGCAAGTTTTTGGTGATGTGCCGCTTTTTACCCAAATAGCGCCTCCCGATGAGTTGAAAATCCCTAAAACAGGCAGGTCCGAGATATATGCCCAAATGATAGCCGATTGCGACCAGGCCGCCGCTTGGCTGCCCCTCGATTACCCCGAATCGCAGCAAGGCAGAGCAACCCAAGGCAGTGCCTATGCCCTGGCTGCAAAAACTTCGCTTTATGCCAAAAATTGGGATAAGGTATTGGAATACATCCAAAAGGTCAAAAGCCTGAATCAATACGCTCTCGTGGAGGATTACCAGGACAATTTCAAGGAAGAAACCCAAAACAACAGCGAGTCGGTCTGGGAAATTCAGCATGCCAATTTGGAGTTGGGGGTAGGTAATTTCTTGAACCAATGGTGGCGGTCTAAAAAAATAGGCGGCTATGGCTTTGCAGAAGTAACCGAGGTTTTTTTCAACGCTTTTGAGCTAGGCGATCCGCGCCTTAGGTTCACCGTGGCGCAAAATAACGATGACTATTTCGGATACATTTACAAGCGTTCGTACTCCTCGACCGGTTATGGGGTGAAGAAATATTTGCAGCGGGATTCGGCAGTCACCCAAGTATCGGACGGGAGTATCAATTATACCGCTATTCGCTATGCAGAAGTATTGTTATGGCAAGCAGAAGCTTTGGCAGAATTGGGGCGCGTGCAGGAAGCGCAAGTACCGCTGGAGGAAGTCAGGGCGCGCGCGCGAGCCCAAGCTGATGATCCCGAAACCGCCCTGCCACCGGTTTTGACAACGGATAAGAATGAAATGATTGCGGCCATTCGCCACGAGCGCCAAGTAGAACTAGGCTTTGAAATGCATCGGTTTTTCGACTTGGTTCGCTGGGGGATTGCCGCCGATCTGATACCGGAATTTAAGGTTGGAAAACATGAGGTTTTTCCTCTTCCGCAAACGGAAATTGATTTGAATCCAGCACTGAGACAGAATGATGGGTATTGA